The following proteins are encoded in a genomic region of Phragmites australis chromosome 9, lpPhrAust1.1, whole genome shotgun sequence:
- the LOC133928351 gene encoding transcription factor MYB108-like has protein sequence MDMGMGLEDLEGRGMMSPEGSAMSAAGTDDEGDLRRGPWTVEEDVLLVNYVANHGEGRWNSLARSAGLKRTGKSCRLRWLNYLRPDVRRGNITAEEQLLILELHSRWGNRWSKIAQHLPGRTDNEIKNYWRTRVQKHAKQLRCDVNSKQFRDVMRYVWMPRLVERIQAESAGGLDAAAAVGAPATTVSAPAAYQLSAYQSVVPPNKAHGHNVDYNEPSQTTVTATSPGDTSSALRSSLSAEASQGAHYTSGTTPMSEGGAVQRCGPGTTSGPMGSDVIHVDDVLGGSWSELLATAGCDDSMIGLPEFEFGDFEENLWSLEDLCLHQQRLQVKEQI, from the exons ATGGACATGGGCATGGGCTTGGAGGACCTGGAGGGGAGAGGGATGATGAGCCCGGAAGGCTCGGCGATGTCGGCGGCGGGGACCGACGACGAGGGCGACCTGCGCAGGGGCCCGTGGACGGTGGAGGAGGACGTGCTGCTCGTCAACTACGTCGCCAACCACGGCGAGGGCCGCTGGAACTCGCTCGCTCGCTCCGCGG GCCTGAAGCGCACGGGCAAGAGCTGCCGGCTCCGGTGGCTCAACTACCTCCGCCCCGACGTGCGGCGCGGCAACATCACGGCCGAGGAGCAGCTGCTCATCCTCGAGCTCCACTCGCGGTGGGGCAACCGCTGGTCCAAGATCGCGCAGCACCTGCCCGGCCGCACGgacaacgagatcaagaacTACTGGCGGACCCGGGTGCAGAAGCACGCCAAGCAGCTCCGCTGCGACGTCAACAGCAAGCAGTTCCGCGACGTCATGCGCTACGTCTGGATGCCGCGGCTCGTCGAGCGGATCCAGGCCGAATCCGCCGGTGGCCTcgatgcggcggcggccgtgggtGCGCCTGCGACGACGGTGAGCGCGCCAGCCGCATACCAGCTAAGCGCGTACCAGAGCGTCGTGCCGCCGAACAAAGCTCACGGCCACAACGTGGACTACAACGAGCCGAGCCAGACGACGGTGACGGCCACGAGCCCCGGCGACACCTCCAGCGCGCTGCGGTCGTCGCTGTCCGCGGAGGCGTCGCAAGGGGCGCATTACACGTCGGGCACGACGCCGATGAGCGAAGGTGGGGCCGTCCAGCGCTGTGGCCCTGGTACGACGAGTGGACCGATGGGCAGTGACGTGATCCACGTCGACGATGTGCTCGGCGGGAGCTGGTCGGAGCTTCTCGCCACCGCCGGTTGTGATGACTCCATGATCGGCTTGCCGGAATTCGAATTTGGAGATTTTGAGGAGAATTTGTGGAGCCTGGAGGACCTTTGTTTACATCAGCAGCGCTTACAAGTGAAGGAGCAAATATAA